A genomic window from Pseudogulbenkiania sp. MAI-1 includes:
- a CDS encoding alpha-ketoacid dehydrogenase subunit beta → MTTQQKTRTLTMAQAIAEAIGQEMERDARVFVMGEDVGKYGGIFSATTGLYERFGKERIMDTPISETAFMGTAIGAAAEGLRPIAELMFVDFFGVCFDQIYNHLAKNTYMAGGNIKLPAVVMTGIGGGYNDAAQHSQCLYASFAHMPGMKVVVPSNAYDAKGLMIQAIRDDNPVVYCYHKGIMGLSWMSYFEGSTNEVPEEAYAIPFGKARVVREGSDVTIVTLSQMVQKAVLAAERLAEEGVSAEIIDLRTIVPLDSDTVLASVAKTGRLLVADEDYLHFGLSGEIAALVAEHLDTIRLKAPVRRLAVDAVPIPFSRPLEQHVIPQVDGIVAAVKAQLATPIGH, encoded by the coding sequence ATGACTACGCAACAGAAGACCCGGACGCTGACCATGGCGCAGGCGATTGCCGAGGCGATCGGCCAGGAGATGGAGCGCGACGCGCGCGTGTTCGTGATGGGCGAGGACGTCGGCAAATACGGCGGCATCTTCAGCGCCACCACCGGCCTTTACGAGCGCTTCGGCAAGGAGCGCATCATGGATACGCCGATTTCCGAAACCGCCTTCATGGGGACCGCCATCGGTGCCGCCGCCGAGGGCCTGCGCCCGATCGCCGAACTGATGTTCGTCGACTTCTTCGGCGTCTGTTTCGACCAGATCTACAACCATCTCGCCAAGAACACCTACATGGCGGGCGGCAACATCAAGCTGCCGGCGGTGGTGATGACCGGAATCGGCGGCGGCTACAACGACGCCGCGCAGCACTCGCAGTGCCTCTACGCCAGCTTCGCCCACATGCCCGGCATGAAGGTGGTGGTGCCGTCCAACGCCTATGACGCCAAGGGCCTGATGATCCAGGCGATCCGCGACGACAATCCGGTCGTCTACTGCTACCACAAGGGCATCATGGGGCTGTCGTGGATGTCCTACTTCGAGGGCAGCACCAACGAAGTGCCCGAAGAAGCCTACGCCATCCCCTTCGGCAAGGCGCGCGTGGTGCGCGAGGGCTCGGACGTCACCATCGTCACCCTCAGCCAGATGGTGCAGAAGGCGGTGCTGGCGGCCGAACGCCTGGCCGAAGAGGGCGTCAGCGCCGAAATCATCGATCTCAGAACCATCGTCCCGCTCGACTCCGACACCGTGCTCGCCTCGGTCGCCAAGACCGGACGCCTGCTGGTGGCGGACGAGGATTACCTGCACTTCGGCCTCTCCGGCGAGATCGCCGCGCTGGTGGCCGAGCACCTCGACACCATTCGCCTCAAGGCGCCGGTGCGCCGCCTCGCGGTCGACGCCGTGCCGATCCCGTTCAGCCGCCCGCTCGAACAGCACGTCATCCCGCAGGTCGACGGCATCGTCGCCGCGGTCAAGGCGCAACTGGCTACCCCCATTGGACACTGA
- a CDS encoding gluconate 2-dehydrogenase subunit 3 family protein has product MNTLPQQPAANAEAAADSVLLSRRRFLQGSGLAALGVAAVPLSGLLLSGEASAAAFTTLGPQTARTLVKMARDIFPHDKLADRFYLQAITPYERAAARDPKLKSLLVNGVAALDAAAKQRYGKPYAALASEDERVVLLKAIESGPFFQRVRGDLVTGLYNNKALWPQFGYEGSSWEKGGYLHRGFNDIDWL; this is encoded by the coding sequence ATGAACACCTTGCCGCAACAACCCGCCGCCAACGCCGAAGCGGCGGCCGACTCGGTGCTCCTCAGCCGGCGCCGCTTCCTGCAGGGCAGCGGTCTCGCCGCGCTCGGCGTCGCCGCCGTGCCCTTGAGCGGGCTTTTGCTGTCCGGCGAAGCGTCGGCCGCCGCCTTCACCACGCTCGGGCCGCAGACCGCCCGCACGCTGGTGAAAATGGCGCGCGACATCTTCCCGCACGACAAGCTGGCCGACCGCTTCTACCTGCAGGCCATCACCCCCTACGAGCGTGCCGCGGCGCGCGACCCCAAGCTCAAGAGCCTGCTGGTCAATGGTGTCGCCGCACTCGACGCCGCGGCGAAGCAGCGCTACGGCAAGCCCTACGCCGCGCTCGCCAGCGAGGACGAGCGGGTGGTGCTGCTCAAGGCCATCGAATCCGGCCCCTTCTTCCAGAGGGTGCGCGGCGACCTCGTGACCGGGCTCTACAACAACAAGGCGCTGTGGCCGCAGTTCGGTTATGAAGGCTCATCCTGGGAGAAGGGCGGCTACCTGCATCGCGGTTTCAACGATATCGACTGGCTGTAA
- a CDS encoding biotin/lipoyl-containing protein, producing the protein MIDIILDDAAWADVEEGTEALVDEWSVAVGDRVAAGQVLGTVELVKTSHELMAPADATVAAVKVAAQETFPRGAVLIVLED; encoded by the coding sequence ATGATCGACATCATTCTGGATGACGCGGCCTGGGCCGACGTGGAAGAGGGTACCGAGGCGCTGGTCGACGAGTGGAGCGTGGCGGTGGGCGACCGCGTCGCCGCCGGCCAAGTGCTGGGGACGGTGGAACTGGTCAAGACCAGCCACGAGCTGATGGCCCCCGCCGATGCCACCGTGGCGGCGGTCAAGGTCGCGGCGCAGGAAACCTTTCCGCGCGGCGCGGTGCTGATCGTGCTGGAGGACTAG
- a CDS encoding GMC family oxidoreductase produces the protein MATQFRLDDDQVVVIVGSGAGGGTLANELAQKGVKCVVLEAGKHYQPDQFENDEWAMFNKISWLDKRISAGGWHHTKTYPNLPAWIVKGVGGSTVHWAGLALRFLPHDFRNKSTYGHVEGANLLDWPISYADLEPYYFRAEKKMGVAGSEASGLPLLPENNHYKVIAAGARKVGYKQIVRPMAINSQVYDGRPGCQQLGFCMQGCKMTAKWSTLYTEIPKALDTGKVELRPQSMVLKIEHDKAGKVSGVVYVDKNGRMQRQAARVVCVAGNSIESPRLLLNSASSMFPDGLANSSGQVGRNYLTHTTAAAVAIHQKPVHMYRGTALAAVISDEADPNPARGFFGGYHLEGLSLGLPYTAAFMKPGGWGRDVTSALEMYDHMSCVWVCGEDLPQEQNGITLHPTEKDQYGLPVPIVSKTDHANDAAIRQHGLTQFRKVSEAVGATRVIDMPPYPASHNMGTNRMSAKARDGVVNKWGQAHDIKNLFISDGSQFTSSSAANPTLTIVALAIRQAEYIAGAMQRKEL, from the coding sequence ATGGCAACGCAATTCCGTTTGGATGATGACCAAGTGGTCGTGATCGTCGGCTCCGGTGCCGGCGGCGGCACGCTCGCCAACGAACTCGCGCAAAAGGGCGTCAAGTGCGTGGTATTGGAGGCGGGCAAGCACTATCAGCCCGACCAGTTCGAGAACGACGAGTGGGCGATGTTCAACAAGATATCCTGGCTGGACAAGCGCATCTCCGCCGGCGGCTGGCATCACACCAAGACCTACCCCAATCTGCCCGCCTGGATCGTCAAGGGAGTGGGCGGCTCCACCGTGCACTGGGCCGGGCTCGCGCTGCGCTTTTTGCCGCACGATTTTCGTAACAAGTCGACCTACGGCCACGTCGAAGGCGCCAACCTGCTCGACTGGCCCATCAGCTACGCGGATCTCGAACCTTATTACTTCCGCGCCGAGAAGAAGATGGGCGTGGCCGGCAGCGAGGCCAGCGGCCTGCCGCTCCTGCCCGAGAACAATCACTACAAGGTGATCGCCGCCGGGGCGCGCAAGGTGGGCTACAAGCAGATCGTGCGGCCGATGGCGATCAACTCGCAGGTGTACGACGGCCGCCCCGGCTGCCAGCAACTGGGCTTCTGCATGCAGGGCTGCAAGATGACCGCCAAGTGGTCGACGCTCTACACCGAAATCCCCAAGGCGCTTGACACCGGCAAGGTCGAGCTGCGTCCGCAGAGTATGGTGTTGAAGATCGAGCACGACAAGGCGGGCAAGGTCTCGGGCGTGGTCTACGTCGACAAGAACGGCCGCATGCAGCGCCAGGCGGCGCGCGTGGTGTGCGTGGCCGGCAACTCCATCGAATCGCCGCGCCTGCTGCTCAATTCGGCGTCGTCGATGTTTCCGGACGGGCTCGCCAACTCGTCGGGACAGGTCGGGCGCAACTACCTGACCCACACCACCGCCGCCGCCGTGGCCATTCACCAGAAACCGGTGCACATGTACCGTGGTACCGCGCTCGCGGCGGTGATCTCGGACGAGGCCGATCCCAACCCGGCGCGCGGCTTCTTCGGCGGCTATCACCTCGAGGGGCTGTCGCTCGGCCTGCCGTACACCGCGGCTTTCATGAAGCCGGGCGGCTGGGGACGTGACGTCACCTCGGCCTTGGAAATGTACGACCACATGAGCTGTGTCTGGGTGTGCGGTGAGGACCTGCCGCAGGAGCAGAACGGCATCACCCTGCATCCAACGGAAAAAGACCAGTACGGCCTGCCGGTGCCCATCGTCAGCAAGACCGACCACGCCAACGACGCCGCCATCCGCCAGCACGGCCTCACACAGTTCCGCAAGGTGTCCGAGGCGGTCGGCGCGACCCGCGTCATCGACATGCCGCCTTACCCGGCCAGTCACAATATGGGCACCAACCGCATGAGCGCCAAGGCGCGTGACGGTGTGGTCAATAAATGGGGGCAGGCACACGACATCAAGAACCTGTTCATCTCCGACGGCAGCCAGTTCACCTCCAGTTCGGCGGCCAACCCGACGCTGACCATCGTCGCGCTGGCGATCCGCCAGGCCGAGTACATCGCGGGGGCGATGCAGCGCAAAGAGCTCTGA
- a CDS encoding ligase, which produces MTAPLTLDIVTAAEEQAWNRRHLAETVTVPALRFWGYREPALVLGCSQRRLVSPETVRQRTGLELVERDAGGGAVLVGPWMLSASILLPPGHRYAQQPPALSYHWLGEAYRAVLARAGIASEVLTPAAARQRLAAGGAGPSWACFAGLSPGEVVVGRQKLVGLAQVRRRTGVLFVAGLLLYRPDWERLVTALGQPPGDVAALDAVTTSCSDQLGTVPAPLPLLDALEQALWAALDRAPLD; this is translated from the coding sequence ATGACCGCGCCGCTCACCCTGGACATCGTCACCGCCGCCGAGGAGCAGGCCTGGAACCGGCGTCACCTGGCCGAAACGGTGACGGTGCCAGCCCTGCGCTTCTGGGGCTACCGCGAGCCGGCGCTGGTGCTGGGCTGCTCTCAGCGCCGGCTGGTGTCGCCCGAGACGGTGCGCCAACGCACCGGGCTCGAGCTGGTGGAGCGCGATGCCGGTGGCGGCGCGGTGCTGGTCGGACCGTGGATGCTGAGCGCCTCGATCCTGCTGCCGCCCGGGCACCGTTACGCGCAGCAGCCGCCGGCCTTGAGCTACCACTGGCTGGGCGAGGCCTACCGCGCGGTGCTGGCTCGGGCCGGCATCGCCAGCGAGGTGCTCACCCCGGCAGCGGCGCGCCAGCGTCTGGCCGCAGGCGGCGCCGGCCCATCCTGGGCCTGCTTTGCCGGCTTGTCGCCGGGCGAGGTGGTGGTGGGGCGGCAGAAGCTCGTCGGCCTCGCCCAGGTGCGGCGGCGCACCGGCGTGCTGTTCGTGGCCGGGCTGCTGTTGTACCGGCCCGACTGGGAGCGGCTCGTCACCGCACTCGGCCAGCCGCCGGGCGACGTCGCGGCGCTCGACGCCGTCACTACCTCCTGCTCAGACCAACTGGGCACCGTGCCCGCACCGCTGCCGTTGCTGGACGCGCTGGAGCAGGCGCTCTGGGCGGCGCTGGATCGCGCGCCCCTCGATTGA
- a CDS encoding dihydrolipoamide acetyltransferase family protein — protein sequence MVTTLETDRPATKSLPLTGLRGAIARNMSQGWQAPRVAMWAEVDVTACQLKRARLLAEQPGLKLTLTAFVLRALALTLREHPHLNALMRDKEVELVDDINLALAVSVPGGLMAPVIRQADTMSVLELAAESRRLAEGARSGSLGAGAFQRGTFTVTNLGMTAIDGFSPVINPPQVAILGVSRVIDKPVVRHGAIVPAPLMGLSLVFDHRAVDGYPAALFLGDLKRRLESAEEL from the coding sequence ATGGTCACCACGCTAGAGACCGATCGCCCCGCCACGAAGAGCCTCCCGCTCACCGGCCTGCGCGGCGCCATCGCCCGCAACATGAGCCAGGGTTGGCAGGCCCCGCGCGTGGCGATGTGGGCCGAGGTCGACGTCACCGCCTGCCAGCTCAAGCGCGCCCGGCTGCTGGCCGAGCAGCCCGGGCTCAAGCTGACGCTGACCGCCTTCGTGCTGCGCGCCCTGGCACTGACGCTGCGCGAGCACCCGCACCTCAACGCGCTGATGCGCGACAAGGAAGTCGAGCTGGTCGACGACATCAACCTCGCCCTGGCGGTGAGCGTGCCGGGCGGATTGATGGCGCCGGTGATCCGCCAGGCCGACACCATGTCGGTACTGGAACTCGCCGCCGAATCGCGCCGCCTGGCCGAAGGCGCGCGCAGCGGCAGCCTCGGTGCCGGTGCCTTCCAGCGCGGCACCTTCACCGTCACTAACCTCGGCATGACCGCCATCGACGGCTTCTCGCCGGTGATCAACCCGCCGCAGGTCGCCATCCTCGGCGTGAGCCGGGTGATCGACAAGCCGGTGGTGCGCCACGGTGCCATCGTACCGGCGCCGCTGATGGGGCTGAGCCTGGTGTTCGACCACCGCGCCGTCGATGGCTACCCGGCAGCACTGTTCCTGGGCGATCTCAAGCGCCGCCTGGAAAGCGCCGAGGAGCTCTAG